In one Bacillus sp. PK3_68 genomic region, the following are encoded:
- the sigG gene encoding RNA polymerase sporulation sigma factor SigG, which produces MARNKVEICGVDTSKLPVLKNEEMRDLFRRLQGGELSAREKLVNGNLRLVLSVIQRFNNRGEYVDDLFQVGCIGLMKSIDNFDLSHNVRFSTYAVPMIIGEIRRYLRDNNPIRVSRSLRDIAYKALQVRERLIAETSKEPTAEEISRELDVPKEEIVFALDAIQDPVSLFEPIYNDGGDPIFVMDQLSDDSHKDTQWIEEIALKEGLKRLNDREKMIIRKRFFQGKTQMEVAEEIGISQAQVSRLEKAAIKQMNKNIN; this is translated from the coding sequence ATGGCGCGTAATAAAGTGGAGATATGCGGTGTGGATACTTCGAAGCTTCCCGTGTTAAAAAATGAAGAGATGCGAGATTTATTCCGTCGTCTTCAGGGAGGAGAGCTGAGTGCACGGGAAAAGCTTGTAAATGGAAATTTGCGGCTCGTGTTAAGCGTAATTCAACGGTTTAATAATCGCGGTGAATATGTAGATGACTTATTTCAAGTCGGCTGTATTGGACTAATGAAATCGATTGATAATTTTGACTTAAGCCATAATGTCCGTTTTTCTACATATGCTGTGCCTATGATTATCGGCGAAATTCGGCGATATTTGCGTGACAACAATCCAATCAGAGTTTCTCGTTCGCTGCGGGATATTGCCTATAAAGCCCTGCAGGTGAGGGAGAGGTTGATTGCTGAAACATCAAAGGAGCCGACGGCTGAAGAGATCAGCAGGGAGCTTGATGTACCGAAGGAAGAAATTGTATTCGCCCTCGATGCGATTCAAGATCCGGTTTCTTTATTTGAGCCAATTTATAATGATGGCGGTGATCCGATTTTTGTTATGGATCAATTAAGTGATGACAGTCATAAAGATACGCAATGGATCGAGGAGATCGCTTTAAAAGAAGGATTGAAAAGGCTGAATGATCGAGAGAAAATGATTATCCGTAAACGATTTTTTCAAGGAAAGACACAAATGGAAGTTGCTGAAGAAATTGGTATTTCGCAAGCTCAAGTATCCAGGCTTGAAAAAGCAGCTATTAAACAAATGAATAAAAATATTAATTAA
- a CDS encoding YlmC/YmxH family sporulation protein, whose amino-acid sequence MGRISDFQLKDIVNVANGKKLGNISDIHLNLTAGTIDSIVISSSGKIFGLFGKEEEIVIPWSQIVKIGEDVILVRYSGNSLSAEGGSREE is encoded by the coding sequence TTGGGAAGAATATCTGATTTTCAGCTGAAGGATATTGTCAATGTAGCCAACGGCAAGAAACTTGGAAACATTTCTGATATTCATTTGAATTTAACAGCGGGAACGATCGACTCTATTGTCATTAGTAGTTCCGGAAAAATATTTGGGCTTTTTGGAAAAGAAGAAGAAATTGTTATTCCTTGGTCACAGATTGTTAAGATTGGAGAAGATGTTATTCTTGTCCGTTATTCTGGGAACTCATTATCTGCAGAGGGCGGATCAAGAGAGGAATAA
- the pgeF gene encoding peptidoglycan editing factor PgeF, whose product MTEPFVSAHDSFYIIKDWHEAVPGLVAGFSTKAGGVSTGDFASLNTGFHVNDRPEDVRANRMKVGRLLGLSAESWIGACQTHGNRIACVTGADSGKGALDYESSFSDTDGFYTEEKGILLTLVFADCVPLYFLSRKHKRVGTAHAGWKGTVLGIGASMVEQWKRDGIKPEEIEAVIGPSICQSCYKVDSRVIDKARQWLDDCYPLPFSPVAGEAGQFHLSLQELNKLILMKAGVPPENIRSTMQCTSCGAEFFSHRRDKGKTGRMLGFIGWKEGVST is encoded by the coding sequence ATGACGGAACCCTTTGTTTCTGCGCATGACAGCTTTTATATAATTAAAGATTGGCACGAGGCAGTACCCGGCCTCGTCGCAGGTTTTTCTACCAAAGCAGGCGGCGTGAGCACCGGGGATTTTGCCAGTTTGAATACCGGTTTTCATGTGAATGACCGCCCGGAAGATGTAAGAGCCAACCGGATGAAGGTTGGCCGGCTTCTAGGTTTATCAGCAGAGTCATGGATTGGCGCCTGCCAGACACATGGAAACCGTATTGCTTGCGTAACCGGAGCAGACAGCGGAAAAGGTGCCCTCGACTATGAGTCAAGCTTTTCGGATACAGATGGTTTTTACACGGAGGAAAAGGGCATCCTGTTAACGCTTGTTTTTGCTGACTGTGTCCCTCTTTACTTTTTATCTAGAAAGCATAAAAGAGTGGGAACGGCTCATGCGGGCTGGAAAGGAACCGTGCTTGGCATTGGAGCCAGCATGGTAGAACAGTGGAAGAGAGATGGAATTAAGCCGGAGGAGATAGAAGCGGTGATCGGTCCGTCGATTTGCCAGAGTTGCTATAAAGTGGACAGCAGGGTGATCGATAAGGCGCGCCAGTGGCTGGACGATTGTTATCCTCTGCCGTTTTCACCGGTCGCTGGGGAAGCGGGACAGTTCCATCTTTCATTACAAGAGCTGAATAAGCTGATTTTAATGAAAGCTGGAGTTCCTCCGGAAAATATTCGATCAACGATGCAATGTACAAGCTGTGGTGCAGAGTTTTTTTCGCATCGCCGCGATAAAGGAAAAACAGGAAGAATGCTAGGGTTCATTGGATGGAAGGAAGGAGTTTCAACGTGA
- a CDS encoding YggS family pyridoxal phosphate-dependent enzyme has translation MKVAEKLQGVQLRIQEACERAGRQTDEVKVIAVTKYVSVERAQEALEAGLVHLGENRDEGLLEKWDKLKGEPIWHFIGSLQSRKVKNIIDKVSYIHSLDRLSLAKEINKRAEKPINCFIQVNVSGEESKHGLSPAEVITFVEQLANYEKIVLCGLMTMAPLTDDEKVLRTCFKQLKQLQEEIQNKQLPYAPCTELSMGMSNDYQIAIEEGATMVRIGTALVGE, from the coding sequence GTGAAAGTAGCAGAAAAGTTGCAGGGTGTACAGCTGCGAATTCAAGAAGCCTGCGAAAGAGCGGGCAGACAAACAGATGAAGTAAAAGTGATTGCTGTAACTAAGTATGTATCGGTGGAGAGAGCGCAGGAAGCACTCGAGGCCGGGCTCGTTCATCTCGGTGAAAACCGTGATGAAGGGTTGCTGGAAAAGTGGGACAAGTTAAAAGGAGAGCCTATATGGCATTTCATTGGCAGCTTACAGTCCAGAAAAGTTAAAAATATCATTGATAAAGTGTCATACATACATTCACTCGATCGTCTTTCGCTAGCTAAGGAAATTAATAAACGAGCGGAAAAGCCGATTAATTGTTTCATTCAGGTGAATGTATCAGGAGAAGAGTCAAAGCATGGATTGTCGCCTGCAGAAGTAATTACATTTGTGGAGCAGCTTGCCAATTACGAGAAAATTGTCCTGTGCGGACTAATGACGATGGCGCCGTTAACAGATGATGAGAAGGTGCTGAGAACTTGCTTCAAACAGTTAAAACAGCTTCAGGAGGAAATTCAAAATAAGCAGCTGCCTTATGCCCCATGCACGGAGCTATCAATGGGAATGAGCAATGATTATCAAATTGCCATCGAAGAAGGCGCAACAATGGTGAGAATTGGAACGGCACTTGTTGGTGAATAA
- a CDS encoding cell division protein SepF, producing the protein MGIKSKFKAFFLLDEDDYQLVEETESDEEERTAKSPKSAKKNVVSLQSVQKSSKVILSEPRVFAEAQEIADHLKSRRAVIVNLQRIQHDQAKRIIDFLSGTVYAVGGDIQQLGQKIFLCTPDNVEVDGNITQFITEDDTNNTGWS; encoded by the coding sequence ATGGGAATCAAATCGAAATTTAAAGCTTTCTTTCTGTTAGATGAGGATGACTATCAGCTAGTGGAAGAAACTGAGTCTGATGAAGAGGAAAGAACAGCAAAGAGCCCAAAATCCGCAAAGAAAAATGTAGTAAGCCTGCAAAGTGTGCAAAAGTCCTCCAAAGTGATTCTCAGTGAGCCGCGGGTATTTGCGGAAGCACAAGAAATTGCCGATCATTTGAAAAGCAGACGGGCTGTCATCGTTAATTTGCAGCGCATCCAGCATGATCAGGCAAAGCGGATCATTGACTTTTTAAGCGGAACGGTTTATGCAGTCGGTGGAGACATTCAACAGCTTGGCCAGAAAATCTTCCTTTGTACGCCGGATAATGTGGAGGTGGATGGCAACATTACACAGTTTATAACAGAAGACGATACTAATAATACGGGGTGGTCATAA
- a CDS encoding DivIVA domain-containing protein — protein MPLTPLDIHNKEFSRGFRGYDEDEVNNFLNQIIKDYELIIREKKELEEQLNSQSERLGYFSNIEETLNKSIVIAQETAEEVKRNAHKEAKLLIREAEKNADRIVNESLAKARKIAIEIEELKKQSKVFRTRFKMLMEAQLDLLNNDDWDALMEFEVDNDELEKLSEEKL, from the coding sequence ATGCCTTTAACGCCGTTAGATATACATAATAAGGAGTTCAGCAGAGGGTTTCGCGGATATGATGAAGATGAAGTAAATAATTTTTTGAATCAAATTATTAAAGATTACGAATTAATTATCCGAGAAAAAAAAGAGCTAGAAGAGCAGCTTAATAGCCAAAGCGAAAGACTTGGATATTTTTCGAATATCGAGGAAACACTAAATAAATCTATTGTTATTGCCCAGGAAACAGCAGAGGAAGTTAAAAGAAATGCCCATAAAGAAGCCAAGCTTCTTATTCGGGAAGCGGAAAAGAATGCAGACCGCATTGTAAATGAGTCGCTGGCAAAAGCGAGAAAGATTGCTATCGAAATCGAAGAGCTGAAAAAACAATCGAAGGTGTTTCGCACACGCTTCAAGATGTTAATGGAAGCGCAGCTTGATTTGCTTAATAATGATGATTGGGATGCACTAATGGAGTTTGAAGTAGATAATGATGAACTTGAGAAACTAAGTGAAGAAAAATTGTAA
- the ileS gene encoding isoleucine--tRNA ligase, which produces MEYKDTLLMPKTEFPMRGNLPKREPDMQKKWEEMDIYKKVQERTKGRPMFILHDGPPYANGDIHMGHALNKILKDFIVRYKSMSGFQAPYVPGWDTHGLPIEQALTNKGVKRKEMTIAEFRKLCEEYAYEQIANQKEQFKHLGVRGDWDNPYITLKPEYEAQQIKVFGEMAKKGYIYKGLRPVYWSPSSESALAEAEIEYKDKRSPSIYVAFDVKDGKGVLEEGTKIVIWTTTPWTIPANLGISVHPELTYAVIEADGERYVVVEDLVEEVASKVGWESYQVAKTVKGAELEYIVAKHPLYGRDSLVMLGEHVTTDAGTGCVHTAPGHGEDDFIIGKKYGLDVLCPVNDRGVMTEEATGFAGLFYDEANKPITEKLEEAGALLKLEFFTHSYPHDWRTKKPVIFRATAQWFASIDKFRDELLKAVKETKWVPAWGETRLFNMVRDRGDWCISRQRAWGVPIPVFYAENNEPIITDETIAHVSELFREHGSNVWFEREAKDLLPEGFTHPGSPNGQFTKETDIMDVWFDSGSSHQAVLEEREDLQRPADLYLEGSDQYRGWFNSSLTTAVAVTGKAPYKGVLSHGFALDGEGRKMSKSLGNVVVPSKVMKQLGADILRLWVASVDFQADVRVSDAILKQVAEVYRKIRNTFRFLLGNLADFEPARDTVTYENLREVDQFMLVKLNGLIKEVHHHYENYEFAAIYHAVNNFCTVDLSAFYLDFAKDILYIEPESHKDRRAIQTVLYETLLALTKLLSPILSHTADEVWAHVPGVSEESVQLTDMPEWKELTGAAELTDKWTKFMNLRDDILKALEAARNEKVIGKSLTAKVTVYTDNEAGALLDSIQEDVKQLLIVSGFERGGTKAEAPENALHFDHVAVVVEKAEGETCERCWIVSTEVGEDSKHPTLCPRCAEVVSEHYSEVK; this is translated from the coding sequence ATGGAGTATAAAGATACGTTATTAATGCCAAAGACAGAATTCCCAATGCGCGGCAATTTGCCAAAGCGTGAACCGGATATGCAGAAAAAATGGGAAGAAATGGATATTTATAAAAAGGTTCAAGAGCGGACGAAAGGGCGGCCGATGTTTATCCTGCATGATGGCCCTCCATATGCGAATGGTGATATTCATATGGGACATGCGCTTAATAAGATTTTGAAGGACTTTATTGTCCGTTATAAATCAATGAGCGGCTTTCAGGCACCATATGTGCCTGGTTGGGATACGCATGGACTGCCGATTGAGCAGGCGCTGACAAACAAAGGGGTAAAACGGAAAGAAATGACAATCGCGGAATTCCGTAAGCTATGTGAAGAGTATGCCTATGAACAAATAGCTAACCAGAAAGAACAATTTAAGCATTTAGGCGTACGCGGAGACTGGGACAACCCTTATATTACGTTAAAGCCAGAATATGAAGCGCAGCAAATTAAAGTATTCGGTGAGATGGCGAAGAAAGGATATATTTATAAAGGATTGCGACCTGTATATTGGTCTCCATCCAGTGAGTCTGCTCTTGCTGAAGCTGAAATTGAATATAAAGATAAGCGTTCTCCATCTATTTATGTTGCTTTCGATGTGAAAGACGGAAAAGGCGTGTTGGAGGAAGGTACAAAAATTGTTATTTGGACGACAACACCGTGGACGATTCCTGCCAACCTCGGAATTTCCGTTCATCCTGAGTTAACGTATGCAGTGATCGAAGCGGACGGAGAACGATACGTCGTAGTGGAAGATTTAGTGGAAGAAGTAGCTTCTAAAGTAGGTTGGGAATCCTATCAAGTAGCGAAAACAGTAAAAGGAGCAGAGCTAGAATATATCGTAGCGAAGCATCCACTATACGGAAGGGATTCTCTCGTGATGCTTGGAGAACACGTAACGACAGATGCGGGAACAGGCTGTGTACATACAGCACCAGGCCATGGGGAAGATGACTTTATCATCGGTAAAAAATATGGGCTGGACGTTCTTTGCCCGGTTAATGATCGTGGGGTTATGACAGAAGAAGCAACAGGCTTTGCTGGTCTATTCTACGACGAGGCAAACAAACCGATTACCGAAAAACTAGAAGAAGCCGGTGCTCTTTTAAAACTAGAGTTCTTTACGCATTCTTATCCACATGATTGGCGGACGAAAAAACCGGTTATTTTCCGAGCAACAGCACAGTGGTTTGCATCGATTGACAAATTCCGCGACGAACTTCTTAAAGCAGTAAAAGAAACAAAGTGGGTACCTGCATGGGGAGAAACACGCCTATTCAACATGGTGCGTGACCGCGGAGACTGGTGTATTTCTCGTCAGCGTGCATGGGGAGTGCCGATCCCGGTTTTCTATGCTGAAAATAACGAGCCAATTATCACAGACGAAACAATTGCTCATGTATCTGAATTGTTCCGCGAGCATGGTTCAAATGTTTGGTTTGAAAGGGAAGCAAAGGACTTGCTTCCAGAAGGCTTTACCCATCCAGGCAGCCCGAACGGCCAGTTCACAAAAGAAACGGATATTATGGATGTGTGGTTTGATTCAGGCTCTTCTCATCAGGCTGTACTTGAAGAGCGCGAAGATTTGCAGCGTCCGGCTGATCTCTATCTTGAAGGATCAGACCAATATCGCGGCTGGTTTAACTCTTCATTAACAACAGCGGTAGCTGTTACTGGCAAGGCTCCTTACAAAGGGGTGCTCAGCCATGGCTTTGCGCTTGATGGTGAAGGCCGCAAAATGAGTAAGTCACTAGGAAATGTTGTTGTCCCTTCCAAAGTAATGAAGCAGCTCGGAGCTGATATTTTACGCTTGTGGGTAGCATCAGTGGATTTTCAGGCAGACGTTCGTGTATCCGATGCGATTTTGAAGCAAGTAGCAGAAGTTTACCGGAAGATCCGTAATACATTCCGTTTCTTGCTTGGTAACTTGGCTGATTTTGAACCAGCTCGTGACACAGTCACGTACGAAAATCTACGAGAAGTGGATCAATTCATGCTCGTAAAACTGAATGGTCTAATTAAAGAAGTTCATCATCATTATGAAAACTATGAGTTTGCGGCCATTTATCATGCGGTTAATAATTTCTGCACAGTCGACTTGAGTGCGTTCTATCTTGATTTTGCTAAAGATATTTTATATATTGAACCGGAAAGCCATAAAGATCGTCGTGCGATTCAAACGGTTCTTTATGAAACATTGCTTGCCTTAACGAAGCTTTTATCGCCAATTCTATCGCATACGGCTGATGAAGTTTGGGCACATGTACCAGGAGTATCGGAAGAAAGCGTCCAGCTGACAGATATGCCTGAGTGGAAAGAATTAACCGGCGCAGCAGAACTAACAGATAAATGGACTAAGTTTATGAATCTGCGCGATGATATTTTAAAAGCACTTGAAGCAGCACGAAATGAAAAAGTGATTGGAAAATCATTAACGGCGAAAGTCACCGTTTATACGGATAATGAAGCAGGTGCCCTGCTTGACTCTATCCAGGAAGATGTGAAACAACTGTTAATCGTTTCTGGTTTTGAACGGGGAGGAACAAAAGCCGAAGCCCCTGAAAATGCCCTTCATTTTGATCATGTAGCGGTTGTGGTTGAAAAAGCAGAAGGAGAAACGTGTGAGCGCTGCTGGATTGTTTCTACTGAAGTAGGAGAGGATTCGAAGCATCCGACACTCTGTCCACGGTGTGCGGAAGTTGTTTCAGAGCATTATTCAGAAGTAAAGTAA
- the lspA gene encoding signal peptidase II: MGKNGGVSLYYLLALLVILLDQWTKWLVVKGMEIGESVEIIKNFFYITSHRNRGAAWGMLEGQFWLFYVITVAVVAGIVYYMQTEAKNKPLMKSALAFLLGGAIGNFIDRVFRKEVVDFVNTYIFNYDFPIFNIADAALTIGVILLLIAVFIEDKKEKRKLNG; encoded by the coding sequence ATGGGCAAGAATGGAGGAGTTTCCTTGTACTATTTATTAGCATTGCTAGTAATTTTGCTTGATCAGTGGACAAAGTGGTTGGTTGTAAAGGGTATGGAAATCGGTGAAAGCGTAGAAATTATTAAAAATTTCTTTTATATTACTTCCCATCGTAACCGGGGAGCTGCCTGGGGGATGTTGGAAGGGCAGTTTTGGCTGTTCTATGTCATTACGGTTGCTGTGGTGGCAGGAATTGTTTATTATATGCAGACAGAGGCAAAAAACAAACCGCTCATGAAGAGTGCTCTGGCTTTTTTGCTTGGAGGAGCGATTGGAAATTTTATTGATCGTGTATTCCGTAAAGAAGTTGTTGATTTTGTGAACACGTATATTTTCAACTATGATTTCCCAATATTTAATATTGCTGACGCAGCGCTGACAATCGGTGTGATTTTGCTGCTCATCGCCGTATTTATTGAGGACAAGAAAGAAAAGAGGAAGTTGAATGGATAG
- a CDS encoding RluA family pseudouridine synthase produces the protein MDSIEYIVREEEENVRIDKVAAGINEEWSRTQVQDWIKAGLIKVNGKPVKSNYKCLPGDELLIEIPDPEPLDIEAEDLNLDVYYEDEDVLVVNKPRGMVVHPAPGHLSGTLVNGLMAHCKDLSGINGVMRPGIVHRIDKDTSGLLMVAKNDMAHEKLVQQLVDKSVTRKYQAIVHGVIPHDHGTIDAPIGRDTKDRQSMAVVNGGKHAVTHFHVLERFKDFTFVECVLETGRTHQIRVHMKYIGYPLAGDPKYGPKKTLNIDGQALHAGVLGFVHPRTGEYMEFEAPLPEEFQRLLKLLSQNN, from the coding sequence ATGGATAGCATAGAATATATTGTCCGTGAAGAGGAAGAGAATGTAAGGATAGACAAAGTAGCCGCGGGCATTAATGAAGAGTGGTCACGTACCCAGGTGCAGGACTGGATTAAAGCAGGATTAATAAAAGTAAACGGCAAACCTGTCAAATCAAATTACAAATGTTTGCCGGGAGATGAATTGCTCATTGAAATCCCGGACCCTGAGCCGCTCGATATTGAAGCTGAGGATTTAAATCTGGACGTTTACTATGAAGATGAGGATGTATTAGTTGTCAATAAACCGCGTGGAATGGTCGTCCACCCGGCTCCTGGGCATTTGTCGGGTACGCTTGTTAACGGGTTGATGGCTCATTGTAAGGATCTGTCGGGAATTAATGGTGTTATGCGTCCGGGAATTGTTCATCGGATTGATAAAGATACATCCGGTTTATTGATGGTCGCCAAAAATGATATGGCACACGAAAAGCTTGTTCAGCAGCTTGTAGATAAGTCGGTCACTCGAAAATATCAAGCCATTGTTCATGGAGTTATACCTCATGACCATGGGACCATTGATGCGCCAATTGGCCGTGACACAAAGGACAGGCAAAGCATGGCCGTCGTTAACGGCGGCAAGCATGCTGTTACGCATTTCCATGTGCTGGAGCGGTTCAAAGACTTTACGTTCGTTGAATGTGTGCTTGAGACAGGCCGTACTCATCAAATCAGGGTGCATATGAAATATATTGGCTACCCGCTTGCTGGTGATCCTAAATATGGACCGAAGAAGACGCTTAATATCGATGGCCAGGCACTGCACGCAGGTGTGCTCGGTTTTGTTCATCCGCGCACGGGTGAATACATGGAGTTTGAGGCACCGCTTCCCGAAGAATTTCAGCGGCTTTTGAAATTATTGTCCCAAAACAATTGA
- the pyrR gene encoding bifunctional pyr operon transcriptional regulator/uracil phosphoribosyltransferase PyrR gives MEKATVMDEQAIRRALTRIAHEILEKNKGIANCVLIGIKTRGIYLAQRLAERIKQIEGQDIPVGDLDISLYRDDLSIKTDNNDPEVKGSDIPVSVTDKVVILVDDVLYTGRTVRAAMDALMDVGRPSHIQMAVLVDRGHRELPIRADYIGKNIPSASSERIVVELEEVDGTDQVTIHE, from the coding sequence ATGGAAAAAGCGACAGTCATGGATGAACAGGCCATACGACGGGCACTGACACGAATTGCCCATGAAATATTGGAGAAAAATAAAGGCATTGCCAATTGTGTGTTAATCGGGATCAAGACAAGAGGGATTTATTTAGCTCAAAGGCTGGCAGAACGCATTAAACAAATAGAGGGCCAAGACATACCAGTAGGTGATCTTGATATCAGTTTGTACAGAGATGATCTGTCCATCAAGACAGATAATAATGATCCTGAAGTAAAAGGCTCTGATATCCCTGTAAGTGTAACAGATAAGGTGGTTATTCTGGTTGATGATGTGCTTTACACGGGCAGAACAGTTCGGGCTGCCATGGATGCCCTTATGGATGTTGGACGTCCGTCTCATATCCAAATGGCTGTACTAGTTGACCGTGGCCATCGCGAGCTGCCGATCCGGGCAGATTATATCGGTAAAAATATTCCTTCAGCTAGCAGTGAACGAATTGTCGTTGAACTTGAAGAAGTCGACGGAACAGACCAAGTAACTATTCATGAATAA
- a CDS encoding aspartate carbamoyltransferase catalytic subunit: MQNLVSIKDMNKDEILLILMQAEKFSQGEIWHAGQQTFVANLFFEASTRTKTSFEVAERKLGLDVIPFEAGSSSVLKGETLYDTVRTLESIGVNAVVIRHEEDRYYEQLVNKVNIPVINAGDGCGQHPTQCLLDLFTIQQEFGRFEGVKVGIVGDIRHSRVARSNAEALRKLGADVRFSGPPEWFAEDYLTAGDYMDLDRLVEEVDVLMLLRIQHERHGGKAAMTKEEYHNLYGLTLEREKRMKAGSIIMHPAPVNRDVEIADSLVECDRSRIFKQMENGVFIRMAVLKQVLEGRLSNELANQKWQYSC, translated from the coding sequence ATGCAAAATTTAGTTTCAATTAAGGATATGAATAAAGATGAAATTCTGTTAATATTAATGCAAGCGGAAAAATTTTCTCAAGGTGAGATCTGGCATGCTGGTCAACAAACATTTGTAGCTAACTTGTTTTTCGAGGCAAGCACGCGTACGAAGACGAGTTTTGAAGTAGCTGAGAGAAAATTAGGCCTTGATGTCATCCCATTTGAAGCAGGTAGTTCCAGTGTTTTAAAAGGAGAAACACTATATGATACTGTACGCACGCTTGAGTCGATCGGCGTCAATGCGGTCGTCATCCGCCATGAAGAAGATCGATATTACGAGCAGCTTGTCAATAAAGTGAATATTCCTGTGATTAACGCAGGGGACGGCTGCGGACAGCATCCTACACAGTGCCTGCTTGATTTATTCACCATTCAGCAGGAGTTTGGACGATTTGAGGGGGTAAAAGTAGGAATCGTCGGCGATATTCGCCACAGCCGAGTAGCTCGTTCAAATGCGGAAGCTCTCCGTAAGCTTGGTGCGGATGTGCGTTTCTCTGGCCCGCCTGAGTGGTTTGCTGAGGATTATTTAACGGCTGGCGACTACATGGACTTGGACCGCCTTGTCGAGGAAGTCGACGTTTTAATGCTTCTCAGAATTCAACATGAACGCCATGGCGGTAAAGCAGCTATGACAAAAGAAGAATACCATAACTTGTATGGTTTAACTCTAGAAAGAGAAAAACGCATGAAGGCAGGAAGTATCATCATGCATCCGGCTCCCGTCAATCGAGATGTCGAGATTGCAGATAGCCTTGTAGAATGCGACAGATCACGTATTTTCAAACAAATGGAGAACGGTGTATTCATCAGAATGGCTGTTTTAAAACAAGTGCTGGAAGGGAGATTATCAAATGAACTGGCTAATCAAAAATGGCAATATTCTTGCTGA
- a CDS encoding dihydroorotase: protein MNWLIKNGNILAENGELKKQDIRIEETKIAEIGENLTANGENILDAEGQLIIPGLIDLHVHLREPGGEHKETIKTGTMAAAAGGFTTIAAMPNTRPVPDTVENLTNLNNRIEETAHVRVLPYASITIREAGKELTDFASLKETGAFAFTDDGVGVQQAGMMYEAMKKAAAIDAAVVAHCEDNSLIYGGAVHAGEFAAENDIPGIPSICESVHIARDVLIAEAAGCHYHVCHISTEGSVRTVKDAKRAGIRVTAEVTPHHLLLCDEDIPGMDTNFKMNPPLRGKKDQQALIEGLLDGTIDFIATDHAPHTAEEKAAGMQTAPFGIVGLETAFPLLYTHLVQKGLITLKQLVDWMTIKPAQAFGLPYGKLEEGAVADIALIDLQAEKEINPENFYSKGKNTPFAGWKCNGWPTATISEGKLVWQEGKVQA, encoded by the coding sequence ATGAACTGGCTAATCAAAAATGGCAATATTCTTGCTGAGAACGGGGAACTGAAAAAACAGGATATACGGATAGAGGAAACGAAGATCGCGGAGATAGGAGAGAACTTGACGGCGAACGGAGAAAATATCCTGGACGCAGAAGGACAGCTTATTATACCGGGCCTAATTGATCTGCATGTTCATTTGCGCGAGCCGGGCGGTGAACACAAAGAAACAATTAAAACAGGCACTATGGCAGCGGCAGCAGGCGGCTTTACTACGATTGCAGCTATGCCGAATACGCGTCCTGTGCCAGATACAGTTGAAAACCTAACTAACTTAAATAACCGTATTGAAGAAACAGCGCATGTTCGGGTGCTTCCATATGCTTCTATTACGATCAGAGAAGCAGGAAAAGAGTTGACAGATTTTGCGAGTTTAAAAGAAACAGGAGCATTCGCTTTCACAGATGACGGGGTCGGTGTACAGCAGGCTGGGATGATGTACGAAGCTATGAAAAAGGCCGCAGCGATTGATGCAGCAGTTGTCGCTCATTGTGAAGATAATTCGCTCATTTATGGAGGAGCGGTTCATGCCGGCGAATTTGCAGCGGAAAATGATATTCCTGGTATTCCTTCAATCTGTGAATCTGTACATATTGCACGGGATGTACTGATCGCTGAAGCGGCAGGATGTCACTATCATGTTTGTCATATTAGTACCGAGGGGTCTGTTAGAACAGTAAAAGATGCAAAAAGAGCAGGCATTCGCGTAACAGCCGAAGTAACACCGCATCATTTGCTGCTTTGTGATGAAGACATTCCAGGAATGGATACAAACTTTAAAATGAATCCACCGTTACGTGGCAAAAAAGATCAGCAAGCCTTAATCGAAGGATTGTTAGATGGAACGATTGATTTCATTGCGACTGATCATGCTCCGCATACAGCTGAGGAAAAAGCAGCTGGCATGCAGACCGCTCCATTTGGCATCGTTGGATTGGAAACGGCGTTTCCGCTTCTATACACGCATCTGGTACAAAAAGGGTTGATCACGCTAAAACAATTGGTAGATTGGATGACGATTAAACCAGCCCAAGCTTTCGGACTGCCTTATGGCAAGCTCGAAGAAGGAGCAGTTGCTGATATTGCCCTAATTGATTTACAGGCTGAGAAAGAAATTAATCCAGAAAATTTTTACTCAAAAGGAAAAAACACCCCATTTGCGGGTTGGAAATGCAACGGCTGGCCAACAGCCACCATCTCAGAAGGTAAACTCGTATGGCAGGAAGGAAAGGTGCAGGCATGA